The following are from one region of the Osmia bicornis bicornis chromosome 8, iOsmBic2.1, whole genome shotgun sequence genome:
- the LOC114881895 gene encoding uncharacterized protein K02A2.6-like, translating into MASHGNNELEPFRMEGNAAANWKRFKRQFDNYITAFYDSVAEKRKIAILLHAGGEEINEIYASFALESPELQVVIGHFDEYFLPQTNVTYERFVFLNRKQQQEESHEQFMVALKNLSKTCQFGALKEELIKDIFVSGISDKGLQEKLLRTEMLDIKKAMEICRTRAVVAEHVKTMHIKEEAMEMTVDTVKKRAPGKKITCRYCGYTHEWGRCPAYGKVCSHCQKRNHFAKVCSKNKKEVNCVETAEGEDEIEILEVEIGSINDKETTDWYKVILHINGRPIAYKVDSGAACNIMSLQQYLSLGFTKEQLEQTKVVVKSFTKDIVEIMGKCSLRCQFKDVKSNFNFFITKEHYENILGLEASERLGLIKRVDILEKNNFVPKKYNDLFDGSVGLVQQCCKIRLDKSIKPVVAPARRIPYTLFSSVKEELDRMEAKGIIKRITEPTEWVSQMVVVMKKDKTLRICLDPRPLNRAIKREHYMFPKFEEIVARLKNAKVFCKLDAQSGFWMVPLDEGSSKLCTFQTHWGRYSFNRLPFGLKSAPEICHRIIAQTVEGIRNVASYQDDLLIWAESEEELKEILMEVLQTARRKGIFNPGKCIFNASKVEFLGHNISPTRISVANEKIKAVEGLKKPTDKKSLQRILGLFNYVAKFIPNYSELTASLRELLKDDVIFIWLPIHDEVFNKLKKIITSEPVLGLYDEEKEIEISVDASSTAVGAVLLQERKPVAYASRALTEVQTRYSQIEKELLAVCFGMEKFELYIFGKKQVQVETDHKPLLGLIKKPLHVVPTRLQRMLLRLQPYCFNLSYTPGKQMQIADTLSRDVIHEEHNNEMNDLEEERELQIALLINELPMNKEDWKLFYEESRKDRTIQYLKTYIKEGWPKYYKDIVEECKPFAEFKDEMNESRNVVFRGNRVLVPRSLKGRMLKILHTGHPGISRMISKADLGMFWIGINQDIRRFVQSCETCLKYRPSNVRSELKSKEIPLLPWMEVACDLFELRSKNYLVLVDALSNFIEVITLSSLTSEAVIAAIKSVFARYGIPQILYTDGALYFDSEKFKKFTREWTFKHVKSSPHYPRSNGLAENAVKSTKMLFKKALDAGEDIFLALLNFRNTPRGKVHSPASNLMSRNLRTNIPCTFEYLKPRITCVQDRQILIQLREQSKVYYDRQARKRHELTAGREVMFKKLPQAEWIPGTIVEKAGTPRSYIVKEENGKKFVRNEFHLMPRGVREEGQQDKMEEIKEEASQIEMSGQKEIVQRPKREIRLPVRYREDN; encoded by the coding sequence ATGGCGTCTCATGGAAACAATGAGTTGGAACCATTTCGCATGGAAGGAAATGCGGCGGCAAATTGGAAAAGGTTTAAGAGGCAATTTGACAATTATATTACAGCATTTTATGATTCAGTAGCGGAAAAGCGAAAGATAGCGATTTTACTCCATGCGGGTGGTGaggaaattaatgaaatatatgCATCATTTGCATTGGAATCGCCAGAGTTGCAAGTTGTAATTGGACATTTTGACGAGTATTTTCTGCCACAGACAAATGTCACATATGAGAGGTTTGTGTTTCTCAATAGAAAACAACAGCAGGAAGAGTCACATGAACAGTTTATGGTGGCATTAAAGAATTTAAGCAAAACGTGTCAGTTTGGTGCGTTAAAGGAGGAACTAATTAAAGACATATTTGTTAGCGGCATTTCAGATAAGGGTCTACAGGAAAAACTGCTCCGAACAGAAATGTTGGACATCAAAAAAGCTATGGAAATTTGTCGTACCCGTGCGGTGGTAGCGGAACATGTGAAAACAATGCATATTAAAGAAGAGGCAATGGAAATGACAGTTGATACTGTTAAAAAGAGGGCACCGGGCAAGAAAATTACTTGCAGATACTGTGGATATACTCATGAATGGGGACGATGCCCAGCTTATGGTAAAGTTTGTAGTCATTGTCAAAAAAGGAATCATTTTGCGAAAGTGTgcagcaaaaataaaaaagaggtTAACTGTGTGGAAACAGCAGAAGGTGAGGATGAGATAGAAATCTTAGAAGTTGAAATAGGGTCGATTAATGATAAAGAGACAACAGACTGGTATAAAGTGATATTACATATTAATGGAAGGCCCATAGCATACAAAGTAGACTCGGGGGCAGCCTGCAATATCATGAGTCTTCAGCAATACTTGAGCTTGGGATTCACCAAAGAACAATTAGAACAGACGAAGGTGGTAGTTAAATCCTTTACCAAGGATATCGTTGAAATTATGGGCAAATGTTCGTTAAGATGTCAATTCAAAGACGTTAAGAGCAACTTCAATTTCTTTATAACGAAAGAACACTATGAGAATATCCTAGGGTTAGAGGCATCGGAGCGGTTAGGATTAATTAAAAGAGTGGATATCttagaaaaaaataactttGTACCAAAGAAGTATAATGACCTGTTTGATGGATCAGTGGGCCTGGTACAACAGTGTTGCAAGATAAGATTGGATAAGAGCATTAAGCCGGTGGTTGCTCCGGCTCGTAGGATACCGTATACCCTGTTCTCGTCGGTAAAAGAGGAACTAGATCGAATGGAAGCGAAGGGTATAATTAAAAGGATAACAGAGCCTACGGAATGGGTCAGTCAGATGGTTGTGGTAATGAAAAAAGACAAAACACTTAGAATATGCTTAGATCCGAGGCCATTGAATAGGGCTATTAAGCGGGAACATTATATGTTTCCAAAGTTCGAGGAAATTGTAGCAAggctaaaaaatgcaaaagtTTTTTGTAAATTGGATGCGCAGTCGGGATTTTGGATGGTTCCATTAGACGAAGGAAGCTCGAAATTGTGTACATTTCAGACTCACTGGGGCAGATACTCGTTTAACAGACTTCCGTTTGGGTTGAAGAGCGCACCTGAAATCTGTCACAGAATTATTGCGCAAACAGTGGAAGGTATTCGAAACGTAGCATCCTATCAGGATGATTTGCTAATATGGGCTGAATCAGAGGAAGAGCTAAAAGAAATCTTGATGGAAGTATTGCAAACTGCTAGACGGAAAGGAATTTTTAATCCaggaaaatgtatatttaatgcTAGTAAGGTGGAGTTTTTGGGTCACAATATCAGTCCAACGAGAATATCAGTagcgaatgaaaaaataaaagcgGTGGAAGGGCTGAAGAAACCTACTGATAAGAAATCGCTCCAGCGAATACTGGGTTTGTTTAATTACGTGGCGAAATTTATTCCAAACTACAGTGAGCTCACAGCATCACTGAGGGAGCTCCTAAAGGATGATGTTATATTTATATGGCTCCCAATTCATGATGAGGTATTCAATaaacttaaaaaaataataaccaGTGAACCAGTACTGGGACTCTATgacgaggaaaaagaaattgaaataagtGTGGATGCGAGCTCTACGGCGGTGGGGGCTGTATTATTACAAGAAAGAAAACCGGTAGCCTATGCATCTAGGGCTTTAACGGAAGTACAGACaagatattcacaaattgagAAAGAATTATTAGCGGTTTGTTTTGGTatggaaaaatttgaactatATATCTTTGGAAAGAAGCAGGTGCAAGTTGAAACGGATCATAAACCGTTACTAGGCCTGATAAAAAAGCCCCTTCACGTTGTACCGACAAGACTACAAAGAATGCTGTTGAGATTACAACcatattgttttaatttaagCTATACACCAGGAAAACAGATGCAGATAGCTGATACCCTCTCTAGGGATGTTATACATGAGGAGCATAATAATGAGATGAATGACttagaagaggaaagagaattacagatTGCTTTATTGATCAATGAGTTACCAATGAATAAGGAAGACTGGAAGTTATTTTATGAGGAGTCGAGAAAGGATAGGACGATACAATACTTAAAGACTTATATAAAAGAGGGATGGCCAAAATATTACAAGGATATAGTGGAGGAATGTAAACCCTTTGCGGAATTTAAAGATGAAATGAATGAAAGCAGAAATGTGGTTTTTCGAGGAAACAGGGTGTTGGTACCGCGAAGTTTAAAAGGAAGAATGTTGAAGATATTACATACGGGGCACCCAGGTATAAGCAGAATGATTAGCAAGGCTGACTTGGGCATGTTTTGGATTGGCATCAATCAGGATATAAGAAGGTTTGTACAATCCTGTGAAACCTGTCTGAAGTACAGGCCCAGCAATGTCAGGTCAGAATTGAAGAGTAAGGAGATTCCGTTACTACCGTGGATGGAGGTGGCGTGTGATCTTTTTGAACTCAGAAGCAAGAATTATTTGGTACTGGTTGATGCACTGAGCAATTTTATTGAGGTGATTACATTATCAAGTTTAACCAGTGAAGCGGTTATAGCTGCTATTAAGTCAGTTTTTGCAAGGTATGGAATTCCACAGATTCTCTACACTGATGGAGCATTATATTTTGACTCCGAAAAGTTTAAGAAATTTACTAGAGAATGGACCTTCAAACATGTTAAGTCGAGTCCGCATTATCCACGATCAAATGGTCTAGCGGAGAACGCAGTCAAGTCAACAAAGATGCTGTTTAAGAAGGCATTGGATGCAGGAGAAGATATCTTTCTGGCATTGCTAAATTTTAGGAATACACCAAGAGGTAAGGTGCACTCACCAGCGTCTAATCTGATGTCACGAAATCTCAGAACAAATATCCCGTGCACATTTGAGTACCTGAAACCAAGGATAACATGTGTCCAAGACAGACAGATCCTCATTCAGTTGAGAGAGCAATCAAAGGTGTACTATGATCGACAGGCAAGAAAAAGGCATGAGCTAACAGCAGGGAGAGAAGTGATGTTCAAGAAGCTACCGCAGGCAGAATGGATCCCAGGGACGATTGTTGAGAAAGCGGGTACACCGCGCTCATATATAGTCAAGGAAGAGAATGGAAAGAAATTTGTCAGAAATGAGTTTCATTTGATGCCGAGAGGAGTAAGAGAAGAAGGACAACAGGATAAAATGGAAGAAATAAAGGAGGAGGCCAGTCAAATAGAAATGTCGGGACAAAAAGAAATAGTACAAAGGCCAAAGAGGGAGATACGCTTGCCAGTTCGGTATCGAGAGGACAATTAA